The Thalassotalea agarivorans region GGGTACTAGCAAGAGGGTAAACGCTTGACGAACGCGAAGTCTTGAGCGGCTGTGGTTTGGGATTTTCGGTAAATTCCACCGCGCATTTTTGCAAATAGCTTATATCGCGGAACAGTGGCCTAAACACGAGCAGAAACACAATCGCCAGCATCGAAAACAACACAAGGATAATGTATTGATTAGATTGCGCTTTTTGCGTAGATACTGGGCCCCAACGTAAATAGGTGCCTTGCATTTCTTGCATTAAAAAGTAGGTATCTATGCCAACGGTAAACGAGATAATTTGGCCGTTTTCAAGCTGTTTATTAAGCTCGTCTGACAATTGAATATCGGTATTGCTTAACCTAGTGTAATCCGTTGGGCGACCACTAGTAACAGTACTAAAGATCTCCTCCACCGATACGTAATAGTCTTTTTCAGTCGATAGAATCGCTTGATAGACCAAGCTAAAACTGACAATAACCAAAATGACCGCTATCAGTACCAGTAGATAAAAGCGAAAAAAGCGACTATCCATGGCTAATGTGTGCCCAATACTTGAAGCGGTATCCTTTGTTCCTAATTGAATCGATTGATAGCTCGTCAAAATCCAATGCGCTGAGCTTCTTTCGCAATCGACTTATTCTAAGATCAGCTGCGCGGTCTTGGCCATCATAGGGTCGACCTATGACTTTCTCAAATAGCTCATCTCGAGATATTGTGGTATTCCCTTGGTCGATAAAGAAACTCAAGATTTCATATTCTTGGCGAGTTAGCTCTAGCGTTTGGCCAAGGTAATGAATCTCTTCCAATGTTTTATCAAGTTTCAATTCACCAAGAGCAATCACATTGCTATAGTTTCGGCGTTCGTGCAGACGGATATTAGCGCGCACTCTAGCAAGCAACACTTCAGGTGAAACAGGCTTTAGAATATAATCCGCCGCACCAATTTCTAGTCCTTTGATTTGACTATGATCGTCAATCACTGCCGTTAAAAATAATACGGGTGTTTGTTCCGGCACATTTAAGCGAGGGATTAACTCAAATCCTTCGCAATCTGGCAACATAACGTCACAGATAATGAGATCGAAAGTTTCTATTGATTGCGTAAGAGCATCTTCGCCATTGACAGCATGTGTCACGGCAAATTCATAATCTTGTAAAAAGTCGACGACAAGTTCTGCCAATGGCAGATCATCTTCAATCAATAAAATTTGATATTGCTGAGCCATTACAATATCCATCCTAAATGTCGACGATTACGCGTTTTGTTAGGTTGATATTGGCCTACATTCAACACCTTGCGGTACAGCACCTGACTCTGGGACTTATTATAAATGGCAACTTCTAACGCTTCTTTTACCAATAATTGCCTTGAGTAAACAAATTGCACGCTTTCATTGCCACAATAAACGATATCAAGCTGTTTAATCACAACACAAACAGCTTCAGGTTCTGTAAAGGTTAAGTTGACCGCCAAGGTAATGTTGCAAGTTTGCGTTTCGTTAGATGCTACGCACATATCTGGCGATATATTAGCTGTTACTATTTCTACATCATCATTAGCAATGCTTGTTTGCGAATAAGCAAACAAGGAAGCTAGTGAGATAAGAGTAAGTAAACGCTGCATCATCTTAGAATTTGTAACTCAATCCGACGAAAACAGAGGTGTAGTTAGTTTCATCAACGATGTAACCACGTTTTAACTTTGCATCTAACCAGTTTTGCTGCACGGTAAAGCCCACAGACCAATGTTGGTCAAAGTAATAATGAGCGGCAACTTTTACCCAAGGAGTAATCGTTTCACCGATAGATGGACTGCGCATGGGAATGGCCCACTCATCTTCGTGAACCGTGTAGTAGTAGTCGTTAATTTTTGCTGATTTGTAGCGTGCACCGACATTCCAAGCAAAGGTAAAGCGGTGGTAAATGTAACGATTAAACAACTGAAAAGTGACTTCATCGCCATGGTGAACGCCCGATACATCCTTACCCCAGCCGAGCTGCATGGTGTACCACTGCGTGACATTAGATACGTTGAAACCAGCTAAATAACTCGCGTTTCGTTCTAATGTTGCTACATCTGGAAGAGGATCTCGTCTCGTTGGTTGACGATATGAATTGCCTATTGCGCCCGGAATAGAAAGTGCTTTTGTTCCATCTAGCTGATAAAAAAATCCGTCTTCATTCAAAAAGGCGTACGCATCTACCATCCAATGTTCGTTTTCCAACAAT contains the following coding sequences:
- a CDS encoding response regulator transcription factor gives rise to the protein MAQQYQILLIEDDLPLAELVVDFLQDYEFAVTHAVNGEDALTQSIETFDLIICDVMLPDCEGFELIPRLNVPEQTPVLFLTAVIDDHSQIKGLEIGAADYILKPVSPEVLLARVRANIRLHERRNYSNVIALGELKLDKTLEEIHYLGQTLELTRQEYEILSFFIDQGNTTISRDELFEKVIGRPYDGQDRAADLRISRLRKKLSALDFDELSIDSIRNKGYRFKYWAHISHG
- a CDS encoding DUF3019 domain-containing protein encodes the protein MMQRLLTLISLASLFAYSQTSIANDDVEIVTANISPDMCVASNETQTCNITLAVNLTFTEPEAVCVVIKQLDIVYCGNESVQFVYSRQLLVKEALEVAIYNKSQSQVLYRKVLNVGQYQPNKTRNRRHLGWIL
- a CDS encoding MipA/OmpV family protein; the encoded protein is MKHFFALCAILCTCLASATSQIEANNGEFVISAGYGNITNPVKDRDDITFYGLPEFVYYGERFYIENTTVGYALLENEHWMVDAYAFLNEDGFFYQLDGTKALSIPGAIGNSYRQPTRRDPLPDVATLERNASYLAGFNVSNVTQWYTMQLGWGKDVSGVHHGDEVTFQLFNRYIYHRFTFAWNVGARYKSAKINDYYYTVHEDEWAIPMRSPSIGETITPWVKVAAHYYFDQHWSVGFTVQQNWLDAKLKRGYIVDETNYTSVFVGLSYKF